From a single Alkalihalophilus pseudofirmus genomic region:
- a CDS encoding DUF1835 domain-containing protein — translation MVHILFSHAAKATFTQAFEDIILPFSGEVFVFEPYLQIGNLSDEDLRLKQLSQVFGTKSDQSEREALKNMLNEQVDTIINLISQQEKVIVWLGEEAADELAFMYLLSKVELARGSFSLQVNRVRGPLLVRELPPERLEAHFNPVELTNDALSQLQKTWELVKEKESDLRVRQADFIFEHHSFHHYDPIILSNIKDKDIDEAAALVGEMYGKVPHLPFPFFLWRLYVMHDMKLIDWIEKGDKQPMSGKVLLRS, via the coding sequence ATGGTCCACATCCTTTTTTCTCATGCAGCGAAAGCAACGTTCACTCAAGCGTTCGAAGATATAATCTTGCCTTTTTCCGGAGAGGTATTTGTATTCGAACCTTATTTACAAATTGGTAATCTTTCAGATGAGGATCTAAGGCTAAAGCAGCTTAGCCAAGTGTTTGGAACAAAGAGCGATCAAAGTGAGCGAGAAGCGTTAAAGAACATGTTAAACGAACAAGTAGATACTATTATTAACCTAATAAGCCAACAAGAAAAAGTAATTGTTTGGCTTGGTGAAGAAGCGGCGGATGAGCTGGCGTTTATGTATCTGCTTTCTAAAGTAGAACTAGCTCGAGGTAGTTTTTCTTTGCAGGTCAACAGGGTAAGGGGGCCATTATTAGTTCGGGAGCTGCCGCCTGAGCGGTTGGAAGCTCATTTTAACCCGGTAGAACTAACGAATGATGCACTCTCCCAGCTTCAAAAGACATGGGAACTGGTAAAAGAAAAAGAAAGCGATCTGAGAGTGCGGCAGGCAGACTTTATCTTTGAACATCATTCATTTCATCACTATGATCCCATCATTTTATCGAATATAAAAGATAAAGATATAGATGAAGCGGCTGCTTTAGTCGGAGAGATGTATGGAAAAGTTCCTCATCTGCCGTTTCCATTTTTTCTATGGAGATTATATGTGATGCATGACATGAAGTTAATCGATTGGATAGAGAAGGGTGACAAGCAGCCAATGTCCGGTAAGGTTCTGTTGAGATCCTAG
- a CDS encoding ABC1 kinase family protein has product MPIYRMFTIVFMSIKFFLQIIRFQRKHQNHWDEEKWNSLLHQQAREYKQTALKLEGLLIKLGQFLAARADLLPEVFLKELADLIDHVPPVPWTQTKKVLEKEWGTSYENVLQSLTKEPIASASIGQVYKATLKTGETAAIKVQRPTISKLIKADLKALSIVMRLTGRFTIIGKTVDTTRLFNEIKRVITAELDFKQELKNGLIFKERYANSDHVHIPAFNNELTTAKVLVMEWIDGKSVINTEQIEVIPYLKEELAKRILTIFLDQLLQEGIFHADPHPGNILLKEDGTIVLIDFGMVAAIKKEDSKELQTLVEALVIDDYSQVVDSLERLRFLLPNADKQQIERMIRQFLDVALTANINGWDEDVMNQLLGDFRLLLKDLPVQMPSEFAFLGRAVSTLTGVLYSIDPKLDLFELGKPIVLDWLERNREKDEYSSFSHCLRKYGAPILRFPSKLDALLDEPKLYRELQEKQHRENREHERLKWSRHYSFLFTLIGLIGILTALFFDHTALLIGSSIPLVIGGISFYVASKRL; this is encoded by the coding sequence ATGCCTATTTATCGAATGTTCACGATCGTCTTCATGAGTATAAAGTTCTTCCTACAAATTATCCGATTCCAAAGAAAGCATCAAAACCACTGGGATGAAGAGAAGTGGAACAGCCTCCTGCACCAGCAAGCACGAGAATATAAGCAAACAGCTTTAAAACTTGAGGGCTTGCTTATTAAACTAGGACAATTCCTTGCTGCTCGTGCCGATCTCCTCCCAGAAGTCTTCTTAAAAGAATTGGCCGATTTAATAGATCATGTTCCCCCCGTTCCATGGACTCAAACTAAAAAAGTCCTAGAAAAAGAATGGGGCACCTCTTATGAAAATGTTCTTCAATCTCTTACAAAAGAACCTATAGCTTCTGCTTCCATTGGACAAGTATACAAAGCTACTCTAAAAACAGGAGAAACAGCGGCCATTAAAGTCCAGCGCCCAACCATTTCTAAATTAATCAAAGCAGACCTTAAGGCTTTATCCATTGTCATGAGGTTAACTGGCCGATTTACCATCATAGGAAAAACGGTGGATACAACACGTTTATTTAATGAAATAAAACGAGTGATAACGGCAGAACTCGACTTTAAGCAAGAATTAAAAAATGGTCTTATTTTTAAAGAAAGATATGCAAACTCTGATCATGTACACATCCCTGCATTTAACAACGAACTAACAACCGCTAAGGTTCTAGTCATGGAATGGATAGATGGCAAAAGCGTAATCAATACAGAACAAATCGAAGTCATTCCTTACTTAAAAGAAGAGCTTGCTAAGCGAATCCTGACTATTTTTCTTGATCAATTATTACAAGAAGGAATTTTCCACGCAGACCCTCATCCCGGTAATATCCTGCTAAAAGAGGATGGGACAATTGTTTTAATTGACTTTGGAATGGTAGCTGCTATCAAAAAAGAAGATAGCAAGGAGCTGCAAACTCTCGTAGAAGCCCTTGTAATAGATGATTACAGCCAAGTTGTTGACTCACTTGAACGTTTACGCTTCCTTTTGCCGAATGCAGATAAACAGCAGATAGAAAGAATGATCCGCCAATTTCTAGATGTAGCTCTCACAGCAAATATTAATGGCTGGGACGAGGACGTTATGAACCAGCTATTAGGAGATTTCAGGCTGCTGCTTAAAGATCTACCTGTTCAAATGCCTAGTGAATTCGCTTTTCTTGGCAGAGCTGTCTCAACTTTAACTGGAGTATTATACAGTATAGATCCTAAATTGGATCTATTCGAATTAGGTAAGCCGATTGTCCTTGATTGGTTAGAACGAAACCGAGAGAAGGATGAATACTCATCCTTCTCTCATTGCCTCAGAAAGTATGGAGCTCCTATATTGAGGTTCCCTAGCAAACTGGATGCACTCCTTGATGAACCAAAATTATACCGAGAACTTCAAGAAAAGCAGCATAGGGAAAATAGAGAACACGAGAGACTAAAATGGTCGAGACATTATTCATTTCTATTTACGTTAATCGGCTTGATTGGAATCTTGACAGCTTTATTTTTTGATCATACTGCATTGTTGATTGGGAGCAGTATTCCTTTGGTCATCGGTGGAATTTCTTTTTATGTAGCAAGCAAAAGACTTTAA